From Anopheles darlingi chromosome 2, idAnoDarlMG_H_01, whole genome shotgun sequence, the proteins below share one genomic window:
- the LOC125952471 gene encoding uncharacterized protein LOC125952471, whose product MSLVMNGEPLQKINFFRWVDWMDTINGINLFESHRFGRYFRRAFYVLQLAQLLVAYNLVVSCLQNTTLEEFAKRFNEFGGILLTFSRLLVINHHKHDLRQTANFINVSAFHGLNERASAIRHRTVANARKFLSTLLLVQIVTLAFWFLLAEYQARKQNVLLPMLTYLPFGDSDQWPEAAKFAFRLYFYLANTQLLFTFFGSYVITSCYLLALTIELRILNDSYIGAPSESGVALVAFLKERSIYKSALHQHITIVKRLMNGGVLLELVFIVCLLTINGLRLCTMTSDWIEVALSSSMILIYLFELFQYCWQVDEMELLHKQHSFAVYSTPWTGGRSLRSIKALMLITIPASQKPLGFKCGGMYQLSSVLFASMLQFIYSLLMMLLQFK is encoded by the exons ATGAGCCTGGTGATGAACGGTGAACCGCTGCAGAAGATAAACTTCTTCCGTTGGGTCGACTGGATGGATACGATCAACGGGATCAATCTGTTCGAAAGCCACCGGTTTGGTCGATACTTTCGGCGCGCGTTTTATGTCCTGCAGCTGGCACAACTCCTAGTCGCCTATAACCTCGTCGTCAGTTGCCTCCAGAACACCACACTGGAGGAGTTCGCCAAGCGCTTCAACGAATTCGGTGGCATTCTGCTGACCTTCTCGCGTCTGCTCGTCATC AATCACCACAAACATGACCtccggcaaacggcaaacttCATCAACGTGTCCGCATTCCATGGACTTAACGAGCGTGCCAGCGCCATACGCCACCGGACCGTGGCCAATGCTCGCAAGTTCCTTTCGACGCTTCTGCTCGTGCAGATCGTGACGCTGGCGTTTTGGTTCCTGCTAGCCGAGTACCAGGCACGCAAACAGAATGTACTGCTACCTATGCTCACGTACCTTCCGTTCGGAGATTCCGACCAGTGGCCTGAGGCAGCCAAGTTTGCGTTCCGGCTGTACTTCTACCTAGCGAACACTCAGCTATTGTTCACCTTCTTCGGTAGCTACGTGATCACGAGCTGCTACCTCCTGGCGCTCACCATCGAGCTGCGCATCCTGAACGATTCTTACATCGGTGCTCCGTCGGAATCGGGCGTCGCGCTCGTCGCTTTCCTAAAAGAACGATCGATCTATAAGAGTGCCCTGCACCAgcacatcaccatcgtcaAGCGCCTAATGAACGGTGGagtgctgctcgagctcgtCTTCATCGTGTGTCTCCTGACGATCAATGGGTTAAGGTTGTGCACCATGACGAGCGATTGGATCGAGGTGGCCCTCTCGAGCAGCATGATTTTGATCTACCTTTTCGAGTTGTTCCAGTACTGCTGGCAGGTCGATGAGATGGAACTGCTGCACAAGCAGCACTCGTTCGCCGTCTACTCCACACCGTGGACCGGGGGTCGGTCGTTGCGGTCGATCAAGGCACTGATGCTCATCACGATTCCGGCCTCACAGAAACCGCTCGGTTTTAAGTGTGGCGGCATGTATCAGCTTTCGTCCGTACTGTTTGCCTCCATGTTGCAGTTCATCTactcgctgctgatgatgctgctacagTTCAAGTGA